The Eleutherodactylus coqui strain aEleCoq1 chromosome 13, aEleCoq1.hap1, whole genome shotgun sequence genome includes a window with the following:
- the LOC136588304 gene encoding nascent polypeptide-associated complex subunit alpha, muscle-specific form-like — MWKILFCSIDNCKCRAHSCNVRGPRLREPSVRLHGPETSKALRLAPRARDFESLASGSTGPRLREPHIRLHGPRLRKPCVRLHGPETPRATRPAPRARDSESHTSGSTGPRLREPHVRLHGPETPRATRPSPRARDSESHVSGSTGPRLREPHVRLHGPETPRATRPAPRARDSESHTSGSTGPRLREPHVRLHGPETPRATRPAPRARDSESHTSGSTGPRLREPHVRLHGPETPRATRPAPRARDSESHTSGSTGPRLREPHVRLHGPETPRATRPAPRARDSESHTSGSTGPRLREPHVRLHGPETPRATRPAPRARDSESHTSGSTGPRLREPHVRLHGPETPRATRPAPRARDSESHTSGSTGPRLREPHVRLHGPETPRATRPAPRARDSESHTSGSTGPRLREPHVRLHGPETPRATRPAPRARDSESQATGSTGPRLREPHVRLHGPETPRATHPSPRARDSESHVSGSTGPRLREPHVRLHGPETPRATRPAPRARDYESHTSGSTGPRLREPHVRLHGPETPRATRPAPRARDSESHTSGSTGPRLREPHVRLHGPETPRATRPAPRARDSESHTSGSTGPRLREPHVRLHGPETPRATRPAPRARDSESHTSGSTGPRLREPHVRLHGPQTPRATRPAPRARDSESHTSGSTGPRLREPHVRLHGPETPRATRPAPRARDSESHTSGSTGPRLREPHVRLHGPETPRATRPAPRARDSESHTSGSTGPRLREPHVRLHGPETPRAKRPAPRARDSESQASGSTGPRLREPHVRLHGPETLRATRPAPRARDSESQATGSTGPRLREPSVRLHGPETPRATRPAPRARDSESHTSGSTGPRLREPHVRLHGPETPRATRPAPRARDSESQATGSTGPRLREPSVRLHGPETPRATRPAPRARDYESHTSGSMGDSSGS; from the coding sequence ATGTGGAAGATCCTGTTTTGCAGCATTGATAACTGTAAATGTAGAGCGCATTCCTGCAATGTACGGGGCCCGAGACTCCGAGAGCCAAGCGTCAGGCTCCACGGGCCCGAGACTTCGAAAGCCTTGCGTCTGGCTCCACGGGCCCGAGACTTCGAAAGCCTTGCGTCTGGCTCCACGGGCCCGAGACTCCGAGAGCCACACATCCGGCTCCACGGGCCGAGACTTCGAAAGCCTTGCGTCCGGCTCCACGGGCCCGAGACTCCGAGAGCCACACGTCCGGCTCCACGGGCCCGAGACTCCGAGAGCCACACGTCCGGCTCCACGGGCCCGAGACTCCGAGAGCCACACGTCCGGCTCCACGGGCCCGAGACTCCGAGAGCCACACGTCCGTCTCCACGGGCCCGAGACTCCGAGAGCCATGTGTCCGGCTCCACAGGCCCGAGACTCCGAGAGCCACACGTCCGGCTCCACGGGCCCGAGACTCCGAGAGCCACACGTCCGGCTCCACGGGCCCGAGACTCCGAGAGCCACACGTCCGGCTCCACGGGCCCGAGACTCCGAGAGCCACACGTCCGGCTCCACGGGCCCGAGACTCCGAGAGCCACACGTCCGGCTCCACGGGCCCGAGACTCCGAGAGCCACACGTCCGGCTCCACGGGCCCGAGACTCCGAGAGCCACACGTCCGGCTCCACGGGCCCGAGACTCCGAGAGCCACACGTCCGGCTCCACGGGCCCGAGACTCCGAGAGCCACACGTCCGGCTCCACGGGCCCGAGACTCCGAGAGCCACACGTCCGGCTCCACGGGCCCGAGACTCCGAGAGCCACACGTCCGGCTCCACGGGCCCGAGACTCCGAGAGCCACACGTCCGGCTCCACGGGCCCGAGACTCCGAGAGCCACACGTCCGGCTCCACGGGCCCGAGACTCCGAGAGCCACACGTCCGGCTCCACGGGCCCGAGACTCCGAGAGCCACACGTCCGGCTCCACGGGCCCGAGACTCCGAGAGCCACACGTCCGGCTCCACGGGCCCGAGACTCCGAGAGCCACACGTCCGGCTCCACGGGCCCGAGACTCCGAGAGCCACACGTCCGGCTCCACGGGCCCGAGACTCCGAGAGCCACACGTCCGGCTCCACGGGCCCGAGACTCCGAGAGCCACACGTCCGGCTCCACGGGCCCGAGACTCCGAGAGCCACACGTCCGGCTCCACGGGCCCGAGACTCCGAGAGCCACACGTCCGGCTCCACGGGCCCGAGACTCCGAGAGCCACACGTCCGGCTCCACGGGCCAGAGACTCCGAGAGCCAAGCGACCGGCTCCACGGGCCCGAGACTCCGAGAGCCACACGTCCGGCTCCACGGGCCCGAGACTCCGAGAGCCACACATCCGTCTCCACGGGCCCGAGACTCCGAGAGCCATGTGTCCGGCTCCACAGGCCCGAGACTCCGAGAGCCACACGTCCGGCTCCACGGGCCCGAGACTCCGAGAGCCACACGTCCGGCTCCACGGGCCCGAGACTACGAGAGCCACACGTCCGGCTCCACGGGCCCGAGACTCCGAGAGCCACACGTCCGGCTCCACGGGCCCGAGACTCCGAGAGCCACACGTCCGGCTCCACGGGCCCGAGACTCCGAGAGCCACACGTCCGGCTCCACGGGCCCGAGACTCCGAGAGCCACACGTCCGGCTCCACGGGCCCGAGACTCCGAGAGCCACACGTCCGGCTCCACGGGCCCGAGACTCCGAGAGCCACACGTCCGGCTCCACGGGCCCGAGACTCCGAGAGCCACACGTCCGGCTCCACGGGCCCGAGACTCCGAGAGCCACACGTCCGGCTCCACGGGCCCGAGACTCCGAGAGCCACACGTCCGGCTCCACGGGCCCGAGACTCCGAGAGCCACACGTCCGGCTCCACGGGCCCCAGACTCCGAGAGCCACACGTCCGGCTCCACGGGCCCGAGACTCCGAGAGCCACACGTCCGGCTCCACGGGCCCCAGACTCCGAGAGCCACACGTCCGGCTCCACGGGCCCGAGACTCCGAGAGCCACACGTCCGGCTCCACGGGCCCGAGACTCCGAGAGCCACACGTCCGGCTCCACGGGCCCGAGACTCCGAGAGCCACACGTCCGGCTCCACGGGCCCGAGACTCCGAGAGCCACACGTCCGGCTCCACGGGCCCGAGACTCCGAGAGCCACACGTCCGGCTCCACGGGCCCGAGACTCCGAGAGCCACACGTCCGGCTCCACGGGCCCGAGACTCCGAGAGCCAAGCGACCGGCTCCACGGGCCCGAGACTCCGAGAGCCAAGCGTCAGGCTCCACGGGCCCGAGACTCCGAGAGCCACACGTCCGGCTCCACGGGCCCGAGACTCTGAGAGCCACACGTCCGGCTCCACGGGCCCGAGACTCCGAGAGCCAAGCGACCGGCTCCACGGGCCCGAGACTCCGAGAGCCAAGCGTCAGGCTCCACGGGCCCGAGACTCCGAGAGCCACACGTCCGGCTCCACGGGCCCGAGACTCCGAGAGCCACACGTCCGGCTCCACGGGCCCGAGACTCCGAGAGCCACACGTCCGGCTCCACGGGCCCGAGACTCCGAGAGCCACACGTCCGGCTCCACGGGCCCGAGACTCCGAGAGCCAAGCGACCGGCTCCACGGGCCCGAGACTCCGAGAGCCAAGCGTCAGGCTCCACGGGCCCGAGACTCCGAGAGCCACACGTCCGGCTCCACGGGCCCGAGACTACGAGAGCCACACGTCCGGCTCCATGGGGGACTCGTCTggcagctga